From a region of the Halorussus pelagicus genome:
- a CDS encoding Gfo/Idh/MocA family protein, translating to MHSEISVGVVGCGTLGERLAKQVAGTVDGQITAVTDVNEESAQALASQFGLPAEETYSDYTRMYSEADLDAVIITTPHCFHYEQIMDALELDLDILTEKPLVTDLDEAFEISEKADRSESMVMVGFQRRIQSVFKRARERYQTTPPEIRYIDATLTEHWLELKDGTWRTDLEYSGGGFFTDAVRHLIDAILWVTGLTPTKVDATMDFYREGIESSGVMTIHFDNGAKATITGFADARTIREEYYFCDEDGSLLIEGHGWDESERKTLKIVDGDTWDRTQPHLQQHSDPGKGEVFIECLQTGREPPASIENSVKMIELIQAARDSAMSGEIVHL from the coding sequence ATGCACTCAGAGATCTCAGTTGGTGTCGTGGGTTGCGGGACACTAGGTGAACGATTGGCCAAGCAGGTAGCGGGAACAGTAGATGGACAGATTACTGCTGTCACAGACGTAAATGAGGAGAGCGCCCAGGCGTTGGCTTCGCAGTTCGGACTTCCAGCGGAGGAAACGTACTCGGATTACACGCGGATGTATTCCGAGGCCGACCTCGACGCGGTGATCATCACGACTCCACACTGCTTTCACTACGAGCAGATTATGGACGCTCTCGAACTCGATCTCGACATCCTCACCGAGAAACCGCTGGTGACGGATCTCGACGAAGCCTTCGAGATCTCTGAGAAGGCAGATCGATCTGAGTCCATGGTCATGGTTGGGTTTCAGCGTCGGATACAATCCGTCTTCAAACGGGCGAGGGAACGATATCAGACCACCCCGCCGGAGATTCGTTACATAGACGCCACGCTGACTGAACACTGGCTCGAACTCAAAGACGGAACGTGGCGGACTGACTTGGAGTACAGTGGTGGAGGATTCTTCACCGATGCAGTCCGTCACCTGATCGATGCGATCCTCTGGGTAACGGGGCTAACGCCCACCAAAGTAGACGCGACGATGGACTTTTACCGGGAGGGGATCGAGAGTAGTGGAGTGATGACGATTCATTTCGACAATGGAGCGAAGGCAACGATAACGGGGTTCGCAGACGCGCGGACCATCCGGGAAGAGTACTACTTCTGTGACGAGGACGGTTCTCTCCTCATCGAAGGTCACGGATGGGACGAATCGGAGCGCAAGACACTCAAGATTGTCGATGGAGACACTTGGGACCGTACGCAACCGCATCTCCAGCAACATTCCGATCCCGGAAAGGGAGAGGTGTTCATCGAGTGCCTACAGACTGGACGGGAGCCGCCAGCCTCCATCGAGAACTCAGTGAAGATGATCGAATTAATTCAGGCGGCTCGGGACTCGGCGATGTCTGGAGAGATCGTTCACCTGTAA